In Phaseolus vulgaris cultivar G19833 chromosome 7, P. vulgaris v2.0, whole genome shotgun sequence, the genomic stretch AGGAGTTTGAACATTTCATTAAAAGCAAGTGGGAAAGTTACTTGGTTCAGGGCAACGAAATTTTGGTGTTAAAGGAGAAATTGAAGATGTTGAAAAGTGACCTGAAAGGATGGAATAAAGAGGTCTTTGGTCATAATGATAAGATTAAACTTGACATTTTGAGGAATATAAGAGAGTTGGATATGAGAGATGATGTAGATGGATTGGATGAAATTAAAATCAGGGAAAGAAGAGAACTTTTGAGTCAGTTACAGGAAataaatgagagaaatgaaTCTTTACTACAACAAAAGTCAAGAGCACTATGGATTAAACAGGGGGATTCGAACTCAAAATTCTTTCATGCTTCTATCAAATGGAGGAGaatgaaaaatgaataaaagGAGCACATTATAATCTCTCTGGTAACTGGGTGGAAGAACCAATTCAGGTAAAGGAGATGGTTAAAGAGTTTTACAAAAACAAGATGTCAGCCATCGAAGATATTGGGGTTAGGCTGGATAATGTGGAATTCATGAAGATATCTGAATCTGATAATAGACATTGACTGATCCGTTtgttgaaaaagaaataaaggatGCCATTTGGAATTGTGATGGTCA encodes the following:
- the LOC137829007 gene encoding uncharacterized protein, coding for MELVDIPCIGRKYTWYRPNGKAKSRLDRFLITFEWLQHWPGCKQYVIDRQISDHCALLLKSKVVDWGPKPFRFLDIWQENKEFEHFIKSKWESYLVQGNEILVLKEKLKMLKSDLKGWNKEVFGHNDKIKLDILRNIRELDMRDDVDGLDEIKIRERRELLSQLQEINERNESLLQQKSRALWIKQGDSNSKFFHASIKWRRMKNE